ACGAACCAAGTCACCCGATGCGAAGCCTTGGTAGGCGGTGtcgaagaatgggaagtggGAGCGGGCGCGCATCAGCTCGGCGATTTGCTTCCATTGGTCTTCAGTGGGGTCGACGCCTGTTGGGTTGTGTGCGCAGGCGTGAAGAAGAATTACAGAGCCTTGGGGGGCGGCTTCTAGGGCAGCGATCATGCCGGTGAAGTCAAGGCCTTTCGTCTTGACGGAGAAGTAGGGATACTTTGCGAGGGGTAGACCGACGTTTGTGAAGATTTGATTGTGGTTTGCCCATGTTGGGTTTGAGAGGTAGACGGTGGGCTTTTGGGGGTGGAATTTTGCGAGGAAGAGGCCGCCGAGGTGGACGGCGCCGGTGCCTGAGATTGTTTGCAGGGTGCAAATCTAGTGGGGGATGGTTAGCTTGGTCTGAGGTGGGGAGGGGATTTTGAATAGTACACGGGAGGAGATGGGCACGTACTCGCTTTTCACTGATTGCCAGGCTGTCTGCGCCGACGATCAGTTTCTGGGCTGCGGAGGTGAACTCGGCGAGACCACCGATGGAGAGGTATTCGTGGTTAAGGCTGGGATCGTTATGGATGGCGTCATCGGCCTTGAGATGTAGATGTTAGATGAATTGTGCATTCTAGAGGGATAGAAGTACAGAAATTACCTTCTTGACGACAGGGAGAATCCAGGGCTTTGCGTTGTTGTCGCGGTAGGCACCAATGCCCAGATCAACCTTCTTCTCGGAGGGGTCTTCACGATAGGCCTTCATCAGGCCAAACAAGGGATCTTCGGGGGCGGCAGCCACGGTGGCCGCGGTAAATACGGACGGACTAGAGGAACCCATAATGTGTGATGATAGGGAGGAAAGACGATGTCTTGTAGATTGAATAGAAGTCATGGTGAAATTATATAACCCGAGAATACCCTACACAAGTTTTTTTCCCCGGAATCTGACACCGAAACGGGATATTCCTGCTTGCGTTCACCGGAATGGAgtgagggggaggggggtggGGTAGTTTTGGAGGAATCAGCGCAACCTGTTTGTAATCGGAAAGAATTGcacaagtacggagtacttttgTCGGTTATCTTATATTCATCTTTATATCCTCGGCGCACAAGATACCGAGGGGCGACAGGCCatgtcttttcttttcgtgGGAGTTCACATGCTAGTATTTCTACCGTGGCACGAGGAGTTCCATTTTAGTGATTCTTCGACTCACACAGACACAGATGTGCATTTCAAGACCACGCTGATTGAAATCTCCAACACATTCCCCTTCTCCGACAGGCTACACTCGCCGACCAGAAACTGTGTGTCATACAACGCCGACGGAAAAAGACGCAATGTGGGGTCCCTTCTGGAAAGCCAAGCTCGTTGCATGACAAGTCTCAGGAATGGGTTTATATCTTTGTCCGCACGGAGACCGGAGGACTGAAATTTTAAATGAGATACAACATACTATGACAGTACCGGTAGTCTCCCGTCAAGCAATGCTAGGCTCCATACGGTCTGTGTTCCCCCACACTTGTGGGACGAAAATAACCCATCAGGAGGAGGATCCCGggatggaggaagaagaccgaATTTGGGGTATGAACGGGGAGGGACGTTCTCCGATTTCCTTCCAAAGTAGGAATAACATCCCACATCCTCCTCGGGTGTGATTCCGGTCAATGTAAATAGATATCTCCCACACGGACTCCGTGACTCCGCACTCCCATGTTGGAGAGAATCCGATTTATGTCAGCCGCTGATGTAATCCTCCCGAGGTCAGCCAATCGGTCAGAAGTGCCTGGCGATCTTCACATCGGGTGAGTTTTAGGCCCGATGCATGTTTCTTAATGACTCCTGGAACATTAATGATCCGAGAGGATGTTCGAAAAAAGCTGTGG
Above is a genomic segment from Penicillium digitatum chromosome 3, complete sequence containing:
- a CDS encoding Aspartate transaminase, putative, coding for MGSSSPSVFTAATVAAAPEDPLFGLMKAYREDPSEKKVDLGIGAYRDNNAKPWILPVVKKADDAIHNDPSLNHEYLSIGGLAEFTSAAQKLIVGADSLAISEKRICTLQTISGTGAVHLGGLFLAKFHPQKPTVYLSNPTWANHNQIFTNVGLPLAKYPYFSVKTKGLDFTGMIAALEAAPQGSVILLHACAHNPTGVDPTEDQWKQIAELMRARSHFPFFDTAYQGFASGDLVRDSWAIRYFVEQGFELCVAQSFAKNFGLYGERTGAFHFVSAPGPDAAAASAHIASQLAILQRSEISNPPAYGARIASRVLNDPVLFKEWEADLRTMSGRILEMRQGLRERLEKRGTPGSWDHITSQIGMFSFTGLSEEQVLTLRSKWHVYMTKNGRISMAGLNTNNIDYFAEAVDSVVRESAKL